Proteins encoded in a region of the Acomys russatus chromosome 14, mAcoRus1.1, whole genome shotgun sequence genome:
- the LOC127198302 gene encoding olfactory receptor 147-like yields the protein MKIYRRMTDGNYSLVTEFILEGLTNRPELQMPLLFLFLGIYVVTIVANLGLVTLISLNAHLHTPMYYFLFNLSFVDICYSSVFTPKMLINFVVEKNTISYTGCLTQLYFFCFFVITECYILTAMAYDRYVAICKPLLYNVILSPQICAVFVFGAYVMGCWGSLAHTLCMARLTFCDENLINHYLCDILPVLQLSCTSTYNNEVVVFVLVGINIVVSTSTTFVSYGFIIANILRISSTQGRAKAFNTCSSHIMTVSLFFGAAAFMYMQPSDVESMDKGKVASVFYTNVGPMLNPLIYSLRNKDVKLALKKTLKRKLFS from the coding sequence ATGAAGATCTACAGAAGAATGACAGATGGAAACTACTCCCTGGTGACAGAATTTATCCTGGAGGGCTTAACTAATCGGCCGGAACTCCAAATGCCTCTGTTATTCCTGTTTCTAGGAATCTATGTGGTTACTATAGTGGCCAATCTGGGCTTGGTTACACTGATTTCCTTGAATGCACACCTTCACACGCCCATGTATTATTTCCTCTTTAATCTATCATTTGTAGATATTTGTTACTCCTCTGTCTTTACCCCCAAAATGCTAATTAATTTTGTGGTAGAGAAAAACACAATCTCCTATACAGGCTGCCTGACTCAACTCTACTTCTTCTGCTTTTTCGTCATTACAGAATGTTATATACTGACTGCAATGGCATATGATCGATACGTTGCTATTTGCAAGCCACTGCTATATAATGTTATATTATCCCCTCAGATCtgtgctgtgtttgtgtttggggcCTATGTGATGGGGTGCTGGGGTTCCTTGGCCCATACTCTTTGCATGGCAAGATTGACTTTCTGTGATGAAAACCTTATCAATCATTATCTATGTGATATCCTCCCTGTGCTCCAACTTTCCTGCACCAGCACTTACAACAATGAAGTTGTAGTCTTTGTTCTGGTCGGCATTAACATCGTGGTGTCTACCAGTACGACTTTTGTCTCCTACGGCTTTATCATTGCTAACATCCTCCGCATCAGCTCCACACAGGGCAGGGCTAAAGCCTTCAACACCTGCAGCTCCCACATAATGACTGTCTCACTCTTCTTTGGAGCAGCAGCATTCATGTACATGCAACCTTCTGATGTAGAGTCTATGGACAAAGGAAAAGTAGCCTCGGTATTTTACACAAATGTTGGGCCCATGCTGAACCCCTTGATCTATAGCTTAAGGAATAAGGACGTCAAGCTAGCTCTGAAGAAGactctgaaaagaaaattattttcttga